One window of Nymphaea colorata isolate Beijing-Zhang1983 chromosome 1, ASM883128v2, whole genome shotgun sequence genomic DNA carries:
- the LOC116266572 gene encoding transcription factor bHLH130-like, translating to MDFAEPGAAASLMRYRSAPGMLLAGHLADEADGDEAATTEKALARFLSGNSSCLTSETRGHFRTTGEEKEEPTQNPQRGGQFAATSSSMMYGTMTAGEGGVGMDAAAGTTHAIGGLVRHSSSPAGLFSHLTVDNGFSLMRNINCEPAAGSRLRTQLSFPSQASSTCRLPQIPENLEEGGLANGRSSGRCGYTPGFPGVSWDDSQIVSENVSAVQRRDLDCKVMPPGFNISRPQNGDPFVHRGHGLAHQFSLPKTSSEMAAVEKLLQIHDSVPCKVRAKRGCATHPRSIAERVRRSRISERMRKLQELVPNMDKQTNTADMLELAVDYIKDLQKKVQALAESRSSCTCGSRQKSHPSS from the exons ATGGATTTCGCCGAACCAGGCGCAGCGGCCAGCCTCATGCGCTACCGTTCCGCTCCTGGCATGCTCCTGGCCGGTCACCTCGCCGATGAAGCCGACGGAGACGAAGCTGCAACAACAGAGAAAGCTTTGGCCAGATTCCTCTCCGGCAACTCTTCATGTCTCACGTCGGAGACCAGGGGTCACTTCCGGACGACgggagaggagaaggaagaaccGACCCAGAACCCGCAGAGAGGTGGCCAATTCGCGGCAACATCCTCATCGATGATGTACGGGACAATGACGGCGGGCGAGGGAGGGGTCGGCATGGACGCTGCCGCCGGGACAACCCACGCTATCGGAGGGCTCGTCAGGCACAGCAGCTCGCCGGCCGGATTGTTCTCCCACCTGACGGTCGATAACG GATTCTCGTTGATGAGAAACATTAACTGCGAGCCGGCAGCCGGGAGCCGGTTGAGAACGCAACTGAGCTTTCCAAGCCAGGCGTCGTCGACGTGCCGCCTGCCCCAGATACCTGAAAACTTGGAGGAGGGTGGCTTGGCGAACGGGAGAAGCTCCGGTCGGTGCGGCTACACTCCTGGCTTTCCCGGCGTCTCGTGGGACGACTCGCAAATCGTGTCGGAAAACGTCTCAGCTGTGCAGAGGAGGGATCTGGACTGCAAGGTGATGCCCCCGGGTTTTAACATCTCCCGCCCTCAG AACGGAGACCCATTCGTGCACCGCGGGCATGGCTTGGCTCATCAGTTCAGCCTGCCCAAGACGTCCTCGGAGATGGCGGCCGTGGAGAAGCTTCTGCAGATACATGACTCCGTCCCCTGCAAAGTCCGGGCCAAGCGCGGCTGCGCCACGCACCCTCGAAGCATAGCCGAGCGA GTAAGAAGATCGCGAATAAGTGAACGGATGAGAAAGCTTCAAGAGCTCGTGCCCAACATGGATAAG CAAACGAACACCGCGGACATGTTGGAGTTGGCAGTGGACTACATCAAAGACCTGCAGAAGAAGGTCCAG gcaCTTGCCGAAAGTCGTTCAAGCTGTACGTGCGGCAGTCGGCAGAAGTCGCATCCGAGCTCCTGA